CTGGTCTTCATGATGGACGGATATTTCCACAATAACGCTCAGCACTTGAACGTTAACGTATTTAACCGTGAGCAGCTGCTCGACGCTATGGATCATCCAGAGAACTATCCACAGTTGACCATTCGCGTATCCGGCTATGCTGTTAACTTCATCAAGCTGACCCGTGAACAACAGATGGATGTTATCAACCGTACATTCCACGATTCCATGTAAGATACGTTCATGTTCTGCAAGAACTGAAATGAACTAAAGAGCTGCCGCCCTTGCAAGAGGGCGGTACACTCTTGTCTGAAAGTGGTTAAAATTTTAAGTTTTTTTGAAAGGATGACATCTCATGCTTAAAGGACATATCCACTCTTTAGAAACCTTTGGAACGGTGGATGGCCCGGGTATCCGCTTCGTGCTTTTTATGCAGGGCTGCCTGCTCAAGTGTCAGTATTGCCACAACCCGGATACATGGGAATTGAATGAAGGCAAGGAAATGACCGTCGAGCAAGTGCTGGCGGAAATTGAGCCTTACCTGAATTATTATAAAACGTCCGGCGGCGGTCTGACCGTATCCGGCGGTGAACCAACTCTCCAGGCGCATTTTGTGAAGCAGCTGTTCACCGAGGTGAAGAAACGCTGGAATCTGCATACCACGCTTGATACTAACGGCTATAATGATGGTTCGAAAATCAGCGATCTGCTGGATGTTACCGACCTGGTACTCTTAGATCTGAAGCATATTGATGACGAAGCGCACATCAAGCTAACCGGCAAATCCAACGACCGTACCTTGAAGCTGGCCCGCTGGTTATCTGATAATAACCGTAAAATGTGGATTCGCCATGTCTATGTTCCCGGCATTCATAATAATGAAGAGGATTTACAGAATCTCGGACGGTTCATCGGCACCTTAAAGGGTGTGGAGAAGTTCGAAATCCTGCCTTATCACGTAATGGGGATCTACAAATGGAAAGAACTTGGCCGTCCCTATGAGCTTGAAGGGGTGGAGTCACCTTCCGATGAAGAAGTGCAGCGTGCGTACCGGCTGATTGAAGAGGGTCGTAAAGAGTCTGCATTGGTCTAATTAAATATAGTAATTATCAAAAGCGGAGCTTCTATTCTGAGGAGTTTCGCTTTTTTTTGTGTGTCAGGAAACCTAACTGATTTCGCTTTCATTAGAGGATTTTATCCCTATTGAAGATAAATCTTAACCTTACGATTACAAATGTGATTTTCTATAATTAGAGTTGTAAGGGAAATCATTAAATAGGGAGGGTCACCCGTAATGAGAAAAAGTCTAACACTGCTGTTGTCCCTGATGTTCGTCACCTCGGCGCTGCTGACTGGCTGCGGAGGTAACAAGAATAATGCTGCCAACAATAAAGGTGAGCCGGCGGCGACGGAAGAGGCTGCTGCTACCAATGCTGCCGCAACGGAAGAGCCTGCAAGTGCGGAGCCCTTTGAGATGACGATCCGTCATACTCAGGTTGGGGCAGACAAACAGAAACGATTGGCTATTCTGGAGGATGTGGTGGGCAAGGTGCAGGCGGATGTGCCCGGACTGACCTTCAAGCTTGATGGAGTAGATTCGGATGTGAACCGTAAGGAGAAGCTGCGCGGTGAAATGGCGGCCGGTAACCCTCCGGAGATCTTCGACCTGTTCGGCAGCCCGGATTCCAAGATCTATGCCAAAGAAGGCAAACTGCTGGACCTGACCCCGATCCTTGATGAATTAGGCATCAAAGACAAGTTCTCCAATCTGGACCCGTTCACCTATGAAGGTAAAATCTACGGCCTGCCGATCGGCGGCTCCGGTGAAGGCTTCTTCTATAATAAAGAATACTATACAAGCAAGGGCTGGAAGGCTCCATCGACCTTCGCCGAACTGGAGCAGCAGCTGGCCGATATTAAAGCGGATGGTAAAGTGCCAATGGCTGGTGCTTCCAAAGCAGGCTGGGTACCGCTGATGCTGGCCAATCATCTCTGGTCCCGTTATGCCGGACCGGATGTGACTGCGAAGTTCGCTACGGGTGAAGCGAAGTGGAATGATCCTAACGTAGTTAAGGGCTTGGCAAAATACAAAGAATGGGTCGATAAGGGCTACTTCAAGAAGGGCGAGCTGGGCTTCGAATATGCCGAATACACTACCCAGTTCACCAGCGGGGAAGCGATCCTGATGTATGACGGAACCTGGAAGTCTTCCGTGTTCAAAGCCGGCCAATCCGGCGAAGGTCTAATCGGCAAGGTCGGCTTCTTCAATATTCCGGCGGTTGAAGGCGGAGTGGGGGATCAGACAGCGCTAATGCGGGATGTGAACAACGGTTATGGCTTCTCCGCTTCGGCGGGTGAAGATGAGCGGCAGCTTGCAGCAGTGAAATCCTTCATTAAGAATATGTTTAATGAAGAGATGCAACTGCGCGGTCTGGTAGAGGACGGAGTTCTGCCTGCCATGAAGATTGATCAGGCAGTGCTGAACAAGAATATTACGGATGACCTAATGAGTGAGATTGTCGCAGTATTGAACAGCTCCAAGTCGTCCTTCCCGGCCTTTGACTCACTGGTGCAGGCAGATGTTACCACCGAGATCAGTAACATCCAGATCCAGAGCCTGATCGGCGGGCAGACGACTCCTGAGAAGATGGGCGAAGCGCTTCAGAAGATTCAGGAAGAGGCTAATGCGGCCGTGGAATAAGAAGCGGTGAACTATATGTGCCCTGGTGCTTGCTCCAGGGTGCATTTTTCAAAAGAAAAGCAATATGGAGGTAGCTATGAATAAGGCACTGAGAAATCCTCTGGTGTTCATTCTGTTCGTTATTCCGGCACTGGTGCTATTCATTATGTTCTTCATCTATCCGATCTTCAGCTCGATTTACTATAGCTTCACCAGCTGGAACGGTGTGTCCGAGACGGTCAAATATGCCGGAGTGGACAACTTCAAGAAAGCTCTGGGAGATGAACGCTTCTGGATCTCTGTGAAAAATAACGGCTGGTTCATTCTCTTCTCCGTAGGCATACAGGTGCCGCTGATTGTGTTCTTCTCCTTACTGATTGCCAATGTGAAGAAGCTGAAGGGGCTGTATAAGACAGCGGTATTCATGCCATCCATTATGTCTACTGCAGTAATCGGCATTCTCTGGGGCTTCATTTACGAGCCGAACATTGGATTGTTCAACAAAGTACTAAGTCTGGTTGGCATTGAGCCGGTCTACTGGCTGTCGGACGAACGGTTCGCGATGCTGTCGATTCTGATTACGAATGCCTGGCAGTGGACCGGCTTCTACATTGTAATGGTGCTGGCGGCGATCCTCTCTATTCCCGGTGAGCTTGAGGAAGCAGCAGCCATCGATGGCGCTACGGGGTTCCAGCGGGCTACACGCATCACCCTGCCGCTGATCGTACCAATCATCTCGGTGGTGATTATGCTATCGATTGCCGGAGCGATGAAGGCTGCCGATATCGTTATCGTAATGACCAAGGGCGGACCGGCAGGTTCAACCGAGGTAATGGCCACCTATATGATTAAGTATGCGATTACCAACTTCAAATACGGGTACGGCAATACCATCGCCGTTCTGATCTTCTTGTTCACGCTCGTTGTAACCGCCCTCTACCAGCTGGTGTTTGCCCGCCGTACGGAAAGGATTGAATACTGATGCCGCGCCCGCTGAAAAAAAGTCTGCCGCACATTGCCCTGCTGGGTTATCTGGTAATTGTGCTGTTCCCGTTCCTCTTCGTCCTTTTCTCTTCGGTGAAGAAGGATAATAATGCGATTGCCCTCAACCCGTTCGGCATTCCGAAGAGCTTCGAATGGTCCAATTATGTAGAAGCGTGGGTCAATGCCAAGATCAGCACTTATTTTTTCAATAGCTTATATATCTCGGTTCTGGCCTCAGTAGTGTCTATTCTGCTGGCGTCCATGTTCGCCTTCGCGGTCACGCGGATGCGCCAGGGGAAGTGGAATGCCATTCTTTTCTCGCTGGTCCTGATCGGGATGCTGATTCCGAACAATGCGCTGATGCTGCCCATCTACACGATTGTCCGCAAGCTGCATATTCTCAATACCCACTGGGCGCTCATTATTCCTTACATTGCGAATGCAATCCCGTTCACGATCATTATTCTGGCGGCTTTCATGCGTTCGCTGCCCAGTGAAATCGAAGAAGCGGCGGTCATGGACGGCTTGAAGGCCCCGGGTATATTTGCTAGAATTATTGTACCTTTGACAGTTCCGGCGATGGTTACGGTATTCATTGTTAATTTCCTGGGAAATTGGAATGAGTTCCTGCTGGCCAACTATTTTCTGTCTAATGACGAGCTGCGTACGCTCCCCGTAGGGATGGTCCAGTTCCGCGATCAGTACCAGATGAATTACGCACAGATGTCGGCGGGAATTGTCTACAGTGTGGTTCCGGTTATAGTGATTTATGCGGTCCTGCAGGAGAAGATTATTGAAGGCGTCACCGCAGGCAGTGTAAAAGGATAATATCAATCATGTCAGGAGCAACAGCCGATGAATCTGCGCTACAAATTGTTTACGGCATTCTTAGGCCTGATTATCATTCCGCTGTTCATTCTTGGCATGATTATGTTCTTCGTGACTTATAATTCCATTGAGAAGAAATATAGCCAGCAGTCCGAATATTCGCTCAAAGCGATCAGCTACAGCATTTCTAATGTGTTCAAGGATATGGACAATGTGACTGACAACGGAATTGCCACCTCGGTCTTTCATATGGCGCTTAGTGCAGATGATCCCTCCAAACAGGATTTGACCGATGCCGAGCAGCTTAGCCTGAATGCCAGCCAGCGTAATTTCCGCAGCCTGCTCTATAATCATCCGTCGATCAGCTATGCCTTCCTGTATAATTTCAACGGAAAAGGGAGCTCGGAGATCGTCTCGGTCTTCAACAAGGAGAATTTCCGCACCCTGCCCTATGACAAGTTCAAAGGCAGCGAGCTGTACCAGGAGGTAATGAAGCTGAACGGGGTTCCGAAATGGCTGGCCCCGCATGAGTACCCTGAGCTAACCGGAACGGAGGCTGTATTTACGCAAATCCGGCTGGTTAAGGAGCTTAGCTTCTTTCAGAATATCGGCATTCTGGTGGTGCAGATCAAGAATTGGGAGTTCGAGTCGATATTTCGCAATCTTAAGATCGGGGGTACCGACCAGAAGGTGTCCTTCATGCTGGTTAACGATGATGGAATGATTCTGCTGGACCCGGACAGGCAGCTGGACGGGCAGGATTTCCGCAGCTTCACCACGAAGGATATTACGTTTAAGCCAGGCTTTCAGAGCTTCAAGACACAGTTCGGTGGCGAGAAAAGCATTCTGTCGGTCTACCATCTCAAGGACTATCCCTGGAGTCTGGTCTCTGTCACTTCCTGGGATACTCTGTCTCATGAGGTGACGGTGTTCGCCCGCTGGTTCGTCATAGTGATGTTCCTGTGCCTTCTGGGCGCTGTCATCTTCAATCTGTTCTTCATGAACCGGATTACTGGCGGGATTGCTGTCATTGTACGCTTCATGCGCAGGGTAGAGGACGGAGATCTTACTACCCGTGTTGAGGAGAAGGGCAACGATGAGATGACGCTGCTGGCCAGAGGCTTCAATGATCTTATGGACAAAATCAACTCGCTGTTCAGCCGGGTTCACGTGGAGCAGCAGCGCAAGAATCAAGCGGAAATGCGTGTGCTGCAGGCCCAGATCAAGCCGCATTTTTTGTTCAATACTCTGGAATCGATCAATGTGCTGGCTGTGCAAAATGAAGGGCGCAAGGTAAGTGAGATGGTCTACCGGCTGGCAAGTATTCTGCGGATCAGCATTCAGGACAGGGATGAGATTACGCTGGAGGAAGAGGTTAAGCATCTGCGCAATTATCTCGATATCCAGAAATTCCGGTTCGAGGACCTGTTCGATTATGAGCTTGAGATTCCGGCAGAGCTGCTGGGCTGCGGGATTCTGAAGCTTACGCTCCAGCCGCTGGTGGAGAACAGCATTCAGCATGGTTTTGAGGGGATCGGGTATAAGGGTCTGGTGAGTGTTAAGGTGTGGGAGACCCAAGGCAATCTGGTGCTGCGGATACAGGATAACGGAATCGGGATGACCCCGTCCCAGCTGTCGATGTTTCAATACATGGTGAATGACGCGGCAGAGCAGCAGACGGAAGCTAGGCCGGAGCAGGGCATTCATCAGGAGCGGCGGGGGCTGGGTGTACGAAGTGTTGCGGACCGGATACGAATTGAATACGGCGACAGATATGGGATTTTCATATGTGCTAGTCCTGGGGAAGGAACGATCATCCAGTGCGTCATTCCGAAATACGGGCAGGGGGAAGGCCATTATGCTAAAAGTATTATTGGTTGACGATGAAGCGCCCATTCTGAGCAATCTCAACACTGTGCTGCCCTGGCAGGACATGGGGATGGAGGTTGCGGGGCTGGCACGAAGCGGGATGGAGGCGCTGCGCTTGGCAGAGGAAACGCCGCCTGATCTGGTGCTCTGCGATATCCGTATGCCGGTGATGGATGGGTTGACATTCATCGGCAAGCTGCGGGAGATGGGGCTTATGAGCGAGGTACTGCTGCTCAGCGGTTACCAGGAATTCGATTATGCGCGTGAAGCGATCCGGCTCGGGGTGAAGGAGTATATCTGCAAGCCGATTCATTACGGGGAGCTTGGCGACAAGGTACGGGAAATCGGCTCGCGGATACGCAGCAGGCAGTATAAGGACAAATTGTACAACAGCATCCCGTTGTTTCAGGAAGTGCCTGCGGCTGATGAGCCTGTCAAAAAAACACCGGAGCAGCTGATGAATCAAGCCGCACAGTTCATTACGGAGCGCCTGCACACAGATCTCGGTATTGATGAGGTGGCGAATACGATTGGCATTAGCAGCAGTTATTTTTGCCTGCTCTTCAAGAACCGCTTCGCGGTGACCTTCGTGGAGTATGTCACCCAGCAGCGGATTGAAGCTGCCAAGTTCATGCTCGCCAGCAGCGACAAGAGCATCACGGCCATCAGTTCGGGCGTCGGCTATCAGGAGCGGCGTTATTTCACCAAGGTGTTCCAGAAGCAGACAGGAATGACCCCGAAGGAATACCGCAGCAGGTTCGGGGCGACCGATGCCCGTACCTAGCGGGTTGCCAGCCATAACGATTGCCCGGGTACAGGGGTGGTCGTTATTTTTTGTTTTCTTTTTACACAGAATGAAACTTTTCGCTATAACATGCGTCTAATACTATGTTTTGTAAAATGAACGTGGCAAAACATTCTTCCGTTCTCTAAGAGGGCGGTTGCAATTTTGCGGGGAATATAAGGTGGAAAGAATGCAATGAAGAGACTGCCTTATACACTACAAATGGGAGCAGAAGGAGTCGTATAATGAATTTGAAAAGAACGTTCTTGGTGGCAGTATTGGTGGTATCGCAATCCGTAGCAGCGGTTCCAGCCTTCGCAGCACCAGTCAGCACTCAGACAACAATAACAGGGACTGTTGCCGCAGCGGGAAATACCGGCGCAACGCAGCTTCAGACCGAGTCGACTAATCCGCTGGCTACGGAGACGCCTGCCGGATCAGTGACACCAACATCAACACCTGTGCCTGAAGCAACACCGGCCCAGGGGATTCCGGCAGCCACAGCAACGCCAAGTCCGGCTGCAACGGCCCTTCCTGGTGAGACTGCAGCGCCTGCAGACGGTACCGTAACAACAGCGCCTGTAGATGGTGTTGTACCAACCGAAGATCCGGCGATGACTCCATTCATGCAGCCTACACCAACTCCAGGCATAGCTGCGCCCGCGGATGGGGCAGGCAAGCTGATCCTGATGATGAACAGCAACAAGATGTTCAGAAATGGCACGCCTTACACCGCCAATCAGCCGATGGCAGTCAAGAATGGTGTCTCCTATGTATCGATCCGCGCAATGGTGGAAATGGTAGGCGTTGCCTTCACGTATGATGCCAAAACCAAAGAGGTCATTGTGACCAAGGGCACCAGCATTATGCGCTTCAAGACCGACAGCAAAATATACACAGTCGATGGTACCAAGGTTACCATGAAGGGTCCTGCTTACCAGTTCAAAGGCACCTTTATGATACCGTTAACCTCGATAACCTCTGCACTCAAAATTCCTTACACCGTTGACAATGTTCAGAAGCGGGTTATTCTTACACTGAATACGAAGCCAACTGCTTCCTTCACGGTTCAGCCCAAGGAAATCTATGCCGGGGAAACGATCGTGACTTATGTGACCTCCAGCTCTTCCCCGAACGGTACGCCGATTGTGGAAGAACGTTGGAGTGACAACAAGCGGGATATGTATGATCAGCCGGGCTTCTATACGGTTATGTATTCGGTACGGGATGCCAACAACATGTGGAGTGATCCTTATCCGGTGACCATTCAGGTGCTGCAGCCTAATCAGCCGCCAGTGGCCCAGTTCACCACAGATAAAGACGAATACAAAATGGGTGAGCCGGTAATCCTGACCGATACCAGCTATGATCCTGAGAATGAAGAGCTGACCGTTACCTGGAACAATCGGTCGCTGGCTTACTTTACTTCCGGACCTGTACCTATCCAGCTGACAGTAACTGATAAGCATGGTCTTAGCAGTACTGCTGAGAAGATCATCAATATTACCAGCGAGCAATTGTATACGCAGGATGAAGTAACGAAGCTGTTCACCATTCCGGGGGATATCATCAGCATGGACGGCGGGAAGATCCCGTCGCTTCCGAATCTGCCGTATAACCTGTCCTCAGAGGGCTACACTCTGATCCGCAGCAACAGTCCAGAGACTGTGAATACGGAAGGTGTTCTGTACCGTGAAAGCTCTGTGGGCAATACACGTTTCCTTGTGCACCATATGAACAATATGGCTACCAGACAAAAGCTCTATGTGATTGCTACGAACAACAACCTGTATCCGGCAACCATTACTACCCAGTATCTGGGGATTGCCGGTCCGGTGACATCACCGGAATATACGGGCAAAGTATCGATGGAGAAATACTTCAAATCCATGGTTACCGGCTCGACCGAAGCTCCGGTTACCCTGCAGCCGGGACAGAGCATGATTATCATGACAGATCTGAACAAAATTGCCATGAAGCCTAAAGACGTAATGTCGCTGAGTGCGGATCTGTTCAGTGACCTGCCGGTTCAGTATAACGTAGTCATGGTGGAGCAGACCAAGGACCCGCTTGCTGAGCTTCCTTATCTTCCTGTTCTTGACAGCGATGGTGTGCATACCCGGGGAACCTTCCCTGATTCTACGCGGATCATGAACGTGACCGATCTGGTGGGGACCACGCAAAGTAAGCTGCTTCTGGGCGACAATAAACTGGACAAAAACCTGGACGGGATTGATCCAATGAAGGGGACGTATGTTTCCAATGCGGGTAACTTCGGGGTGCTTTACAAAATCGTATTGGATCGTGTTGCAGCAAACACGCTGATCACCTTCAACCCGCGCGGGGGGCCTTATCTGGGACCGCTGATTGTAAACGGCACAATGGTGAACCTGCCCAATAAGGGCACTTTAGGCCTATCATCAGACACGAATGCTGTTGTCTACCGTACCGGAGAGTATGAAGGGCGTGTGGAGATTGTGTTCTCCGTCGCTTCCGGCAGCAACCTGCCCGTTAACTTTGTCTTCACCCCGCTTCCGGCGAAAAAATAATTTATTGTGAAAAATACAAACGGCAGCGCTCCTTAGGGGGCGGCTGCCGTTTTGTATTCTGCAGCAAGTCTGTGGATGCGTTCAGGCAGGCACTTTTATTGACGGGGCAGTGCTTTTGGGGCATTATAAAGAGAGTACAACACAAACGACCTATGTTATGGGAGATGAGCGAATGCTGTCGACAGATCAAATCCTGGAAGCCATGTCGGGGCAGGGGCTGCGAATCACCGATCAGCGCAAGACGCTTGCCAAATTATTCGGCGAGAATACGGGATATTTGTCTGCAAAGGATGTATATGAGCATATGGGCCGCAAGTATAGCGGGCTGAGCTTCGATACCGTCTACCGTAACCTGCGTGTTATGGAGGAGCTGGGCGTACTGGAGCAGATTGTATTTGAAGAAGGCGTCAAATTCAAGGCAAGCTGCAGTCAGGATCACCATCATCACCATATGATTTGCCTGCAGTGTATGAAGACATACCCGATTCAATTCTGCCCGATGAATCTAACTGATCCGCCGGATCAGTTCCGGGTGGTCAAGCATAAATTCGAGGTATTCGGCTATTGCAAGGATTGTGAGCAGGGAAGAGAAGAAGAGCCGGCCGGTGCTGCCCGCAGCAAAGAGGGACGCTGAGTATGGCTAGCTTACGAAGAACAGTGCAGGCCCCTATCCGGGTCTACCGCAAGTTCATTTCGCCGCTCAAGCCCGCAACCTGCCGGTTCTACCCGACCTGTTCGGCTTACGCGCTGGAGGCCATTGAGGTCCATGGGCCGCTGAAGGGTTCATGGCTTGCTGCCAGGCGGATCGCCCGCTGTCATCCCTTCCATCCGGGAGGCCTTGACCCGGTGCCGCCGCGCAAAGAGCAGCCCTCCGGGGATAAGCCGCTGCATACGACTTGACACGGGCCGCCGGGATGGTTATATTTTGAATAATAAGTGATATTCCGAGGAACGGATAAGTAGATGTGGACACCATTACAGAGAGCCGGTACTGCTGGGAGCCGGTATGGAATGCCAGATTGAATATGGTCCGGGAGGAACTGTGTTCGAGCGGAAGGCCTGAAGCCGAGGCCCTGCGTAAGCGCACGGCGTGTTCCAGCGTTAATGGACAGTTCCGCTTGAGGAACTGACGAAGCCTGTGCTCTGTGAGGAGCCGGGGAATGTTGGGTGGTATCGCGTGAGTTTACTCTCGCCCCATAGAGGGGCGGGAGTTTTTTGTGTGAAATGAACGACTAGGGATAACGAAGGGATGATGAAGTAATGAGTGAGAACAAAACCTTTTATCTGACAACACCGATCTACTATCCGAGCGACAAGCTGCATATCGGGCATGCGTATTCCACGGTAGCCGGTGATGCGATGGCCCGCTATAAGCGGCTGCGCGGCTATGAGGTACGCTATCTGACCGGAACGGACGAGCATGGGCAGAAGATTGAAGAGAAGGCCGGTAAGGCCGGAAAGACCCCGCAGGAGTTCGTGGACGGGATTGTCGTCGGCATTAAGGACCTGTGGAAGAAGCTGGATATCTCAAATGATGATTTCATCCGTACCACGGAGGAGCGGCATAAGAAGGTAGTTGCGGATATTTTTGACCGTCTGCTGAAGCAGGGGGATATCTACAAAGGGGAATACGAAGGCTGGTACTGTATTTCGGATGAGACCTTCTACACCGAAACCCAGCTGGTGGATATTGAACGTGATGCTGACGGCAAGATTACCGGAGGGAAAAGTCCTGACAGCGGTCATCCGGTGGAACTGGTCAAGGAGGAAAGCTACTTCTTCCGTATGAGTAAATATGCTGACCGCCTGCTGAAGTTCTACGAGGAGAACCCGGAGTTTATCCTGCCGGAATCCCGCAAGAACGAGATGATTAACAACTTCATCAAGCCGGGTCTGGAGGATCTGGCGGTATCCCGTACGACCTTTGACTGGGGCGTTAAGGTAAAAGGCGACGAGAAGCATGTAGTGTATGTATGGATCGATGCGCTTACCAACTACATTACGGCTCTGGGCTATGGCTCGGAGGACCGCAGCCTGTACGAGAAGTACTGGCCTGCTGATGTTCACATCGTCGGGAAGGAAATTGTCCGCTTCCATACGATCTACTGGCCGATTATTCTGATGGCGCTCGGCGAACCGCTGCCGAAGAAGGTATTCGCGCATGGCTGGCTGCTGATGAAGGACGGCAAGATGTCCAAATCCAAGGGTAATGTGGTTGATCCGGTGACGCTGATTGACCGCTACGGCCTGGATGCTCTACGCTATTATTTGCTGCGCGAGGTTCCCTTCGGCTCGGACGGAACCTTCACGCCGGAGAGCTTCGTGGACCGGATTAACTACGATCTGGCCAATGACCTGGGCAACCTGCTGAATCGGACCGGCGCAATGGTGGAGAAATACTTCGGCGGCGAGCTTCCGGCTTATGCCGGTCAGGTCACCGCATTTGACGGCGAGCTTGAAGCGGTGGTGCAGAGCACTTACACCAAGGTGGAAGAAGCGATGGAGAAGATGGAATTCTCCGTAGCCCTGACTGCCATCGGCGCGCTGATCAGCCGGACGAACAAATACATTGACGAGACCCAGCCTTGGGTGCTCGCTAAGGATGAGAGCCGCAGCGCTGAGCTGGCTTCAGTGATGAGACATCTGGTCGAGGGACTGCGCACCGCGTCCATTCTGCTCCAGCCGTTCCTGACCGGCGCTCCGGCGAAGATCTGGGAGCAGCTGGGCATTCAGCCGGGCGAGTTGACCACCTGGGAGAGCGGCAGATCCTTCGGCCTGATCCCGGCAGGTACCCGGCTGGTGAAGGGCGACCCGATCTTCCCGCGCCTGGATGTGGCGCAGGAGGTAGCGTACATCGCCGAAGCGATGGGAGCCGGGAAGCCGGCCGCTGCAGAGGCAACGCCTGCTGCTGCGGCTGCTGTGACTCCGGAAGCGGCGGCTGCCGATCCGGAGGAAGAGGAGCATAAGGAAGAAATCGGCATCGACGATTTCGCCAAGGCAGAGCTGCGCGTAGCCCAGGTCATCGCCTGCGAGCCGGTGAAGAAGGCAGATAAGCTGCTGAAGCTGCAGCTGGATCTTGGTTATGAGCAGCGCCAGGTGGTATCCGGCATTGCGAAGTTCTACACGCCGGAGGAGCTGGTGGGCCGCAAGGTGATCTGCATTGTGAACCTGAAGCCGGTGAAGCTGCGCGGTGAGCTGTCACAGGGCATGATCCTGGCCGCCTCCAAGGGCGAGCAGCTGACCATTGCTACCGTGCCGGATAGCATGCCGAACGGAGCGATTGTGAAATAAGAATGCAAAGAGCATCCGCATAATGATTTAATAGCAATCCCCGCAGGCCAGAAGCAGCGGGGATTGCTTCTTTTTGCTCCAAGATCATAGTGCATAGGAAGCCATGCAGATAACGAAATTCAGATCGGAGTTGACTTATCGTAACGATTACTATTATAATTCTGATAGTAAATTTTACGATTTAAGGGGTCGATAGAGAAATGGTAATAAGAAGCTTGCAAAAAGGGCTGCTGCTCGCTGCTGTCCTGCTGCTTACGCTGTCACTGGCCGCATGCGGACCGAAGAGCAGCGGAAGCATTGTTGAAGGAAAAATGAATGTTATCACTACTTTTTATCCTATATATGAATTCACTGCCGAAATCGGCGGCGACGATGCCAATGTAATCAACCTGCTTCCTGTAGGGGTTGAGCCGCATGACTGGACACCGCGCAGCCAGGATATCATAAGTACCTCCAAAGCGCAGCTGTTCCTCTATAACGGAGCCGGGCTGGAAGGATGGGTACCTAATTTCCTCAAGAGCCTCGATGGTGACAGTAAGACCAAGGCTGTAGAGGTTAGCCAAGGGGTGAAGCTGATTACAACGGATGAAGACGATGGGCATGATCACGGCCATGAAGGTGAAGGCGCTGAAGCAGACGGGCATGGCGACAGCCTGCACACCGACCCGCATACCTGGGTAAGCCCGAAGTCGGCGCTTGTGATGGCCAAGAATATCAAGGATAGTCTTCAAGCCGTTGATCC
The window above is part of the Paenibacillus sp. FSL H8-0048 genome. Proteins encoded here:
- a CDS encoding metal ABC transporter substrate-binding protein → MVIRSLQKGLLLAAVLLLTLSLAACGPKSSGSIVEGKMNVITTFYPIYEFTAEIGGDDANVINLLPVGVEPHDWTPRSQDIISTSKAQLFLYNGAGLEGWVPNFLKSLDGDSKTKAVEVSQGVKLITTDEDDGHDHGHEGEGAEADGHGDSLHTDPHTWVSPKSALVMAKNIKDSLQAVDPEHTAGYEERYQKLADRLNALDLKFTEELGKLPNKEIVVSHQAFSYLARDYGLSQHAIMGLSPDAEPRGQDLVKLAALVKAEGIRYIFFEELVSDKLAKTLASETGVSTMVLNPVEGLTEAQQKNGDNYFTLMEKNLQNLILALQ